In Setaria viridis chromosome 5, Setaria_viridis_v4.0, whole genome shotgun sequence, the genomic stretch GTGTGGCGGAGCGCGGTGAGGAAGTGCGTCGGGTTGAGGCCGGAGAGGTGGAGGTCGTCGAGCGACGCGAGGGTCCGGCCTGGGTGGAGCCGCGCCTCCAGGGCGCGCTCGGCGCGGAGCTCGGCGGTGAGGGAGCTCCTGATGCGCTCGGCCTCGGCGTCCTTGGCGCGGAGCTCCGACTCCAGCTTCCGCGCCGTGATCTGATACGTCTTGAGGAGGTGGCGCTGCTCCTCGGCGTGGGCGGCAAGGGTGGtgtggcccgccgccgccgcaccccgggccgcggcggccgggtccCTGAGGTACCTGCGCTTGGTGTCGGACAGCCTGGTGAgctcggcgacgacggccgcgtCCGCGGACTGGATCGCCTCCGCGTCGTAGGGGAACTGCGCGAGCTGCAGCTGCGCGTACGCCGCCTTCACCGCCGAGACCCCCGCGAAGAGGGTCGCGAGGAGGGAATCCGCGGCGGCCTCCGGCGTCACctcgcccggcgccggccgccccactccccctccccctcccgcaGCCGCGGACGCCTTCTTCTCGGCCGCGTTGCGGAAGAAGGCGTCGAAGGAGTAGGCCGCGGCGAGGTTCCCCGACAGCTTGAGCTTGCTGAGGGACGGCACCACAGGCGGCTCCGTCCGCTCCTCCTCGTAGTCGCCGGCCCCGACCACGGACGCCGGCGCCTcggggacgccctgcgccgccgcgtcggcgcgCTTCCGGCGGAGAAGCTTGGTGAAGGTGCGCGCCAGGTTGGCCGCCttctgctggtggtggtggtggtgcggagCCGCCACTTGCGCCTCCATTGGAGCCGGGTTGCGCTCTCACCGCCGGCTCCCCTCCTTCTccagcctcctctccctcttgtGGCGTCCGTCCGGGTCTGGGGCTCTGTGGGTGGGGGAAAACGCGGGGTGGGATTAATTTTTCCAGGAATATTTGGGGGTTACTGTAAAGTAAAAgggcctgcagcagcagcagggcagGGCTGCGCCTGCGCCTACGCCTACGAGTACTGTGTGTGCGCGTGCCTGCGTGGTTCGCCTACCGATGGATGCAGACGGTGGTGAGTTTAATTTGTGGAAACCTGGAGGGGCAAGCGAGCAAAGTTTCTGAAGCACGGCACCACGCGAGAATGGGACGGTTTTCTAGAGAATTCTTGTAGATACATCATAGGATTTTTATTGCCATCTTATGGTTATACCATTAATGAGACCATAGCTATTTGCGATTTTATTGGCATTAAAACCTCATCAATTACTTATTATTTTTTATCTATGAAACCATATACATCTATTCAAAAACTTGCAATGCAGTTAACTACACATAGCTTGAGCTTTCAGCACAAATCAGCACTACAACAATACAGAGATATTTCCTTATCTACATGTAAAACCTATACATAGCGTATGCATGTGTCGTGACGGGCAAATGATTGTTGGATAACTACGGTAACTGGTACCATATCATCAATAGCATAACGTCTCATCTCACCTTGTCTAGTAGAGTTTGAAGTTGCCCTTGTATCGCCCAACAGAAACCTTGTCTCGCCCAATAGAAATTGAAGTTGGCATGGTGGCTACTACCGACAAACGTAACGTATGAGCTAGAGAGAAGCAGGAGGGGCAATTTGACGGTTACAAACAACTATCGTGTCTTTGTCCGTGCCTGGTAGCATCAAGAGAAGCATGGCAGCGCTTGTTTATGTCATCCGTATCGCAACAGCTTTCCTTGTTCAATAAGGTTTGCACTCGACACGGGGGAGATGCTACCGACAAAGCCAATGCATGAGCTACCGACAACGGCTTTCCTCGCCCAATAAAATTTGTACTTGGCACGGGAGGTTTCAAGCGGGAGGATCGACAATTCTTTAAAACTGACACAAGGATTGATcgttaaattttaaaaaaaagattattCCATATAACACTTAAGATCGACTATTGTACCGTGTTACTATTGTACCGTGTTACTATCAGGGTGGGTGGAACTCTATCTAACGTGTACCCTCAACTTATTACAGCAACCTGATTTTAATTCTAAACACCAGAAACATTTTAATCTTTTTTTGGATAGAAAACATTTTAAATCTATAAGGAAAAGGGGCTGCATGTGCATCCATAGGAAGGAACGGATGAAAACGGCTGCGAGCGAGTTAAAAGGCATTCAAGACGGATAAAATCCGGTAAGCTCCAACTTTGACGCCCCAGGGGTGGTTTGCATCCAGCCACAAGCGCTGCTGATACATACCAAAAACAAAAGAGATGGCGTTATCCCTGTGCGTGCAGCGCAATAAATCCGCTGCGCCCGCGTACCACTCCATTGACCCTGCCTGCTTCCCCTCTCACCCAACCCACCGTGCGCGCGGCCCCGATCGGGAGAAATTCCATCGGCCATCACCGTTTCACCGCACACTTTCTCCCCCGACTCGACCCTCGTGGCCTCGTCCCTGTCCCTGTCAGTGACTCGGCGGTGACACGGCCAGGAGCCGGCCGGAACAGGCAGGCCACATCGACGCAGGTCAGGCCGGCCTCGCCGGAAACCGCAGGGAGTGAAGTTGGTGGCGAGCTTTCGCCCGTGCGTGCAGTGCTCGCCAGGGCATGGACACGATGCGCTGCGCGACACCggcaaccaaaccaaacccaGATGAGGCATGGTACGACTGCTCCACATGCAGAAAAACGAGGGCGAGAGAacgacggcgcgcgcgcggctcgCGGCTTGACGGTCTTCAGcgctcacacacacacacatgggGGCAATGCCAGGGGGCCTGATAATAAAGGAGGGAGCTTTCCGTTGATAGCAACAGTTTGCTTTGGAGTTTTGCCACTGAACATATCATCAACATCCGTGAGACGAGGAGGTTGCTGGTATGGTTAGGTCTGCTCCAGCCAGGGATTAGGATTTCGTTTTTCGAATTCTTCCGGTCCACATTGAAAAGACCgatttttgcaaaattttagccaaaatttgaactaaaaattTTGGGCAAATCGTAATTTCGGTCACCACCGAAAAAACCGAAAATTTGAACACCGGCTCCAGCCAAAAACtataaaaataatgaaaatCTTTGTTGTACTACTATACCGAGTTGGTAGAGTTTCGTGTTTGACCCATTTTTGGTGATTATTTAAATACTAACATAAATTGCTATCAGAAACAAAATAGGCAGGTGAGATTGTGCGAAATCAATCAATGGGGGTCGAGATCAAGCAACCCTAGAGGACCCCGAGAGTCCATGTCCCTCGACTGTCCACGGGGTCCTTTGCATTGCACCTAGTTTATTCGCTTCAATGTTGTTCCCTCAACTTGTTGGCAAACTAAACTACGTGCACGTATCTGACAATGTCCTGTTCTAGCGTCTTAACCCCTAGTTTATTTATAACCCCGGAATCCGAGGATAAGCTCGTACGCGGCCATAGATAATCTCTCCCGGACGAGCCAACCTATCTATCTGTTGTAACTGCCACTATGTCCACACCTCTATCGTTCTCTACGGACAGACAGTATCAAAAATTAGACCAACGccgtgtcaaaaaaaaaacgccTGGGGGAGGAAGTTGGCATGTGCGCGTCAAATGGCACGTTGTGATGGCTACGCCCAACGCCACGAAAAAGGGAGGGGATTTAACAGCGCACTGCGGGGTTCGGTCGCGCTGTAGCACTAATCGCTTGCTTTATGTTTGTAATGATTTCCACCACTCACACTTAGTGGTGGTACAAACTCACTAGTAAGACTGACACCCTCTTTTGTCGATCGATTGTGCGTGCGTAGTAGGTGAAAGATGTCACGTGCCTGGGCCGATATCTCGGCCAAGAGAGAATTTAGGACGGCCGCGTGGCTTTGGAAACATGGGACTGCTGGTGAAACTCTCAGAAAAGGGAAAACGCCTGACAGAGACGGTCTCTCTCACGGTCATGGCACGAACGCACATTCCCCCTCgaagaaaagggaaaatggaAACACACGCCTAATtgcttgcaacttgcaagggCGAGAACGTGCTACTGTAGGGGGCTTCGGTGAAAGTTGTGCAGTGCAGATGGAGATAAAGAAATCCCGAATGGTACAAAAAGGATACCCCTAGACTACGGGCTAATAGCACTGTTATTCCCCAGAAGACCGGCAGCGGTCACGTGCGAGCTTTCTTCTCCTCCATCCGAAGCACCACCGCACAACACAAGAAGTGACCGTGGTAACTTTTACTTTACCCAAGGTGAATCGGTAAATAAAGAATGTAAAACTGGAACAGGCCAGGTTAATCCCGGCCAATCAGTAGTGTTGCCTGCTTAAGCTTAGCAGTCGTAATAATTAAGTACAGTACCCTGCATGCTGTAGATCACGGCTGCGCTGCGCACGAGCCGCGGAAGTACGCCAGTACTGGAAGGGAAGACGACAGATACTGTTGCGGGTGTACAGGTATCTGGAGACTGGAGCACCCTCCCTGATGCCCTGGGGCTACTACTTGCTCTTGGTGACATGGCAGCGTGATGCGGCGGCACATGGAGGGGAATGATGCGCGTCGGGCTGGCGACACGATCGGGTTTAAACCAACGCCAGTGATCAGCGGCCGGGGTCGCCACGGATTCGATCCTGACCAACCAGAACGCGGGGATCGCATGCTAACACTGCAAAGCAGTGGCAAAACCTGAAGAAGGCTTTTTTACTAGTGGTGCTACAAGTCCTTTGACAGCGGTCGAAGAGCATGCATGGTCAATACGTACTGTATGGTGGTAATGTCTCTGTGGGGTTGGGGAGTGGGGACCACGGAGACAAAGGTCCACAAGTGGAGAAGCGGTGCGTGCACTGCAGGCATTCTGCAGGGCTCGCGTCAATTAAAGACTTGATTAGCGGCAGTAACAATCGTGCCCTCCCCTGCAAATGCTCTGCCCTGCGAATGGCCCCGGAGCGCGCGCATCACAACTGGCGCCCACTAGCGGCAGCAAGTCGTGTAGAccagagaagagaagagaacgCTACCGACACCCTCCCGATAGGGTCTGTACAGTCTACCGCGCGCGTAAAAACCAAACTCGGACCACGTACGCGTGCACTGTAGCGGCAGTGCAGGTTAATCTCCTGACGGGCTTTGTGTGGCTGGAGCGTGGGCCCCACGAACTATGTCTCCGCGACGTAGCTCTTGCATagctgaaaaaagaaaaacgccCCGCGAGCGAAGTCCATGTTTGTTTTCGCAGCGAAACTACACTCcggctcctctctctctctctctggtcgACACTCGACAGCGACGTTTCGTTTCCTTGCCCCGTGCCAACGATTCCCCCGCAATTCTTCGGCCCCTCGCGCGTGTGATGCGGATCCTTCTCAGAGAAATCCAGCCGTGGTGACCTCGCGCTCCACAAGCTCTAGTAGTACATTTTGAAAAAACAGAGGAAATGTGGCCAAAGGAAGCCCGAAATCGTACTCTCCCGGGCGCCCTTCTTTTTTCATTCGTCCCCAGGACCCGAACAAGACACGTGCTGCTACGCTGTAGTAACTCGGTTACCGTCAGCAACGGAATTTATTTACGAAGCCCAAAGAGCGAGAGGGTGTACCGTGTACGTGGTGTGGATTCAGCAAACGCAAAGATTCAGAAATTAAGCACCGAGCGAAAGAAAGATCATCCGGCGAAACGTAATGACGAGCGATGGGAAGCGAAGCGGATCAAAGTACTCACCAGCAGATCAGCTGATCAATCGGAGAAGAAACAGCAACTTGATCCAGCTCGTCTCCTCCTGTCTCCTCGAAGCTGAAGCTGATTCGGCTCCCAAGCAAGCGAAAAGCAAACCCTTCCTTCCTTCGCTCGCGGCTCCAGCAGCGTCGAACCTGGGGAACGCGCGAATGGTCGGTCGGCACTCGGCaggcgcccctcctcctcctcctcttgaggTGATCGGCACCGCCCGCCACCCGTCCCGGCCCCTCCCCGACGCCGACCTGCCGCCGTCCCACCCGGGCCAGCAGGAGGACGAAGCCGAGGCGAAGCAACACGCCGACCCGTCCGCGATGGGATTGGCCGCCGATCAAACGTTTTCTAAGGAGTTGAGTATTTTTCCATCCGTGCCCCACTATTTATTCCGGTCCAGGCCCAGCCCCCAGGCCCGGGAGGTTCATTTCAGATTCATCGAAATTGCGTGCCCACGTCCACGTGTGCTAGCTAGCTACCGAAAATGCCCTCCCCACCACGCGTTCCAGACCCAGCCCTATCCGATACGACCACGTGGCGGATCGACGTCGCTCTCCCCGTCAGATTTTGGGCCCCGCAGCGATTGCTGATTTCGTCCCGGTATTTATTAAACGAAAGAAGGGTCCCGCTGATGGGATCGTGGACGATAATGATATTTTTTAATGTGCttagtttcattgcacagttaaCTAGACTGAAAATTAAGTAACACCAGAGGAGGAtcatgggatgaaactcctctctcatcCGATGAAACTTCCTCTATTAATTACCTCGCCAAGTCAGCAATACGAACATGACATTGAATTTAGGGGGTGTTACGccccactaaagtttagcacctgtcacattggatgttggatgctaattaggagtattaaacatatgctaattacaaaactaattgcacagatggagtctaattgcacagatgatttgacaatgtggtgctacagtaactattgctaatgatggattaattaggcttaatagattcgtctcgtgaattaagggttttgtaattaattttataattagctcatgtctaCTCCTActattagcatccgaacattcaatgtgacactgctaaagtttagcacctagtatccaaacacccactcCCTATCGATACTGGCCCAATACATCCTAACTTTTTTTGTGCGTGTGCGTGGAAAGCTTTGCAATTAATAAATTGCAATTGAGCGTCTCACCTCACCAGTCGCTTCGAAGATGGGCGGTACTGAACTACTGGCCGGCTGCATGCTGGCCCCACTGGACCAAATAATCTGCGTGGTGTGTGCAGACATGCGGAAAAATAATCCTCCACGTCCACATGTGCTGAGTGTATTGAATGCGGGGGAAAAGTAATGATACGTACGTATTTGCGTCCGATGCAAGGGTTCAGAGGAAATACCACAAGTAGTAGTAGGATGCACGGATTAGTGGCCCTATTGGACCAAACTTTTGTCGAGCAGTACGCGCCCTCCATTCCCCTTCGTGCTCCTGATATTCTTTCCtgctcttttttattttttccacccatcttttttttcctgtttaGACCAGTGTTGTGTAAACATGCACTTTCTGCTCTTTTCGACTATTATTATCAAAACATGTCATTTTGGTTTTTTCCATGTGCACCGAcgtcaagtaaaaaaaaaaagcagtcCTCCCACCGCGGGGTAGATCGGGCAACCCGGTCTGGCTTCTGCTCCACGGCCTAACCAGGCAGATCTGTCGGGTAGTGGCGCCGCGCGAAGGTAAAGGGGTAAAAGCCACGCGGTATCGGCCGGTGTGGCAGGTGGTGAATCACTGAACCTGTGAATCTGGGGGCGTTTAGTTAgcggggttaaactttagtcctatcacatcaggattaaacataagctaattataaaactaattgcagaacccctaggctaaatgacgagacgaatctattgaacctaattaatccatcatcagcgaatggttactgtagcaccacattgtcaaatcatggactaattaggcttaatagattcgtctcgcgatttagtctagaggttgtgtaattagttttataattagtttagatttaatactcctaattagtgtccaaatattcgatgcgacgggggctaaaattctcctcccaaacacccctagaGTCACCGCTGCAAAATTTACCGTTCACCAATCACCATccacctgcacggctgcacccaCCGGAAGTACGACCGAGACTGACCCACCGGCGTCAGCGGTCCACCCTGTCAGACCCGATAAGATTAGCGTGCTAGTTACCGATACCCGATAAGTATAGCAGTGGTgaatcttttttcttcttcgtaGCAGTACTAATCGACGAGTTTGGATTTGAACCGACACGCCGCGACTGACTCAGGGTTCATCTCATTCCATCTGTTTCCTTCTTGTTAATTCTCTCCGTATATTCCTGCATTACTCCATTGCTTATTTTATCCCATTACTTATTTTCTTACTTATTTTGTCGGCCAACGCAACAGCGACGTCCTTCTCAGCGCGGCCGCGTGTGCTGGTTTCCACGGAAAGATTTTAATCGATTTCTCCACGATTCTCGGCCGTGTCTCACCTAACTTTTGTTGGGattcgccggccggccgcttgCAGGAGACACGGCTAAGCTACTGAAGAGACGGTGAacagcgccggcgacggcgatgcgCGTGAAGACAGACGGGGGCGGGCGCCGTATCCTCTCCGGTGGCTTTTTGCGTCGCCGCGTTGCTTTCCTGCGTTGTCACGTCGCGCCCGGCATTCCCGGAATCCATCCATCGACATCGAATCCGGCCCAGCACGTCTACACTTGTCCAGCTAGATCTTTTTCCTGTACACTGTACAGTATTCTTCTTGGATACTCCCTCCGGTCGGATATATTTGACGTTTCGACCAGATGCGCTAGTTCCATTTACAAAGGCTGTTTTGGTCTGAACGTCAAATATATGTGACCGGAGGTAGTACCCATCCACAAATCAgaacatgtttttctttttcccttttggtTTGAGCCTGGTCTTTCCCTAGCTTCTTAGCAATTGCAAGTTGCAATGCTTATCATTGATTGGTCTGAGCACTGAGATGTCTCCCTCCTCTTGCTTGCATTGGCATGCACGGTTTCGTGTTTACGACACACGCTTGTTGCACGGCTTTGGCAGCAGCGAGAGGCTTTATAGTTTCCTCTTTAGTTTCGTTCATGCGCGCGACATCCCCACGCGTGCAGTGCAGGCTGCAGGGTGCTTCTTCGCTGCTTTATTTGCAGGGTGACGAGAGCTCAGAGAGCTCGGCCATCATCGGTCATGTGCATGGCTCTGCACTACTGTGACGAGTGTCCGTCCAGTAGTTGCCAGTTTGGACACACACCACCTTTGGGCTTTGGATACGAATACGATGCAGGAGCACGAGCAGATGCAGGCAGCACTGTACTTGCATGCCCCCATGTCTCTTTCCACACGAACAACGCAAACATTATTGTCGCAGGCGCCTTCAAAAGAATCGAAAGGCATCGCATGCACATCAATGGATCATCAGCGCACCATTGACGCGGGAGCTTGCATGCATATCCACATTCTACTGCCAGGCGATCGATCGGCTAATAATATGATGTGTGTTGTCAGAATGTGTGAAATCTCGCAGCAGCTACAAACATCAAGCTATTAGTTATTCTAgctaaattgtagatcattttggattttctaagctcatagatattattatacacctagataAAAGTAAAAATAATCTACATTAATCTACattaacggagggagtatatctttAGGTCGTCTCTAGCTAGACTCTATAGACTCTAGCTTCtgtaattttctttttgttagGAGGATATATAGGTCCGTAGAATACAGGTTACAGACTTACAGGACATATTCCCATTCACCTACCTACCAAGCTTTGGCTTTGTAGCCAATCAAGCCTAAAGCCGTGGCGAGACGGAGATAACGAAAAGGAAGACAGACCCCACCCCTCCAGCATGATGAGATGACAGGGCAGGACCCAGGTGAACCAAGGCTAGTGCATCTGAGAATATGATCTCAAAGCTAGCCACCGTGGGACCAGAGAGGCCAGTGTGtgcatgcaaatgcaatgcatggtACTTTGCCCTTTAGATGACCGTCGCGTGGGCCCTCGATAGCTCACACTGCCTTCGAGCTATCATGCCCGGCTATCTTTTAAGTGCTATAAGGATGTTCGGATCCATAGATTAATTTTTAGTTTGGTTtatattggatgtttggataccaattagaagaactaaatgtaaactaattataaaactaattgcataaatgagaagctaatcatggactaattaggtttaatagatttgtctcgcgaattagtcctcatttatgcaattagttttatcattagactatatttaatacttctaattagtgtgcaaacattcgatatgatagggactaaagtttagtctggtTATCCAGACACTTCCCCTAGAACATGTAGTACGCCGAAAGAAGAGTACGACTAGCCGGGAATAAAACTGATCGATCGGGAATCCAGTCATCATTCCCTGCATGGCTTTTTCAGTTTTCCATGTGATCGAGCTACTAGCCTACCAATGCATATATAGGTTCACTCACTCATTTCGCTCCCCATTCATCACGACCTCTCGCTCACCCGCGGTGGCTACGCTTCGCTTGGCTTTCCGTGCAAGTTTCCCGGCCGGCTGCGGAGCTCATGCATGATCGTTCTGGTTTTGGAATGCGAGAAACAAGATCATAATTTCCCAAAAGAAACGAAGATCATGTAGTGATGATCGAGCCGTGGTTGTAGTAGATTAAGCAACGTCGTAGTAGTACGAGAACAAAAGAGATGGCGCGCCTAACGTGTCATGGTGATGATGAGCTCTAATTGCGATCCAAGGACTCGTACAAGTTTGGGCTAGCTGGTAATGAGTGTCAAGCTAGGAGATCATAACAGGGCACGTATGTACGTACGTGGCTCATGATTCATCATACGAACACGCATGTATTCAGCTCAGTAGTCAATCGTGTCGGATGCACTACTAGCAACTAAACAGCTGGTTGCTCTTTCCCTCTCTTCGATTTCCTTGAGGAGAAAAACGGCATTATTAGGACCTTAAAAGATCGTGGAGCAAAGTCAGCATCAAGATTTAAAGACGAGTCATGATCCACATATATATGGTGCACTTTTAATTAACCAATACGGATTAAAGGCGAGAGCGAACTCGACTTGTGCAAACCTACAACTACAAGCCACAAACTACATAATAAACTGACAGAATGCTTGAGAAATTAGAATTATGGTGGAGCTTACAATGAAACCTATGCATCATTAGTAAAcggccaaaaaaaaatcatttttatgAACCATGATCATCATGCGTGGCCCCATTAGTTTAGTAAGCAGCAGGGGTTTGCGCCGCCAGCTGCAGATTATCAGTCGGTCGGGTTGGTGGATGACATCATGATCCATCGATGACGGCCGCCCCGCGCGCTAATTTGCTGGTGTACGTATTAGCCAGGCAGGATTATTGATTGGCCTATATCCTTTGACTGCACGGTACGTGATCTGATGCTGAAGTGAAGTGCTTAATTTTAACATATTTGGCTATTTCGGTTGTGGCTTCTCCAGTGGagtagctttttttttctcgccatccacgctggcgtcaagctacaacgtctcggcgccagccatcctgacgccaagATCGATGCACAGCTGCTGACACGGGTGCCgatgtggcgggggcttggcgccatccatcatggcgccaagcttggcgccgtagatcttggcaccgagctatctaccccgtacccttcgcgtttcgaactaaacaagtataattattctgaggagtgtgcaacaaactaagctgtggttcaactggttaggaagCTTGGCGCCAATATCTACGGCgtcaagcttggcgccaagatccacggcgctacggcttggcgccatgatggatggcgccaagcgcccccgccacgtcggcatccatGTCAGCAGCTGTGtatggaccttggcgccagggtggctggcgccgagacgtgtaagcttgg encodes the following:
- the LOC117858262 gene encoding protein GRAVITROPIC IN THE LIGHT 1 is translated as MEAQVAAPHHHHHQQKAANLARTFTKLLRRKRADAAAQGVPEAPASVVGAGDYEEERTEPPVVPSLSKLKLSGNLAAAYSFDAFFRNAAEKKASAAAGGGGGVGRPAPGEVTPEAAADSLLATLFAGVSAVKAAYAQLQLAQFPYDAEAIQSADAAVVAELTRLSDTKRRYLRDPAAAARGAAAAGHTTLAAHAEEQRHLLKTYQITARKLESELRAKDAEAERIRSSLTAELRAERALEARLHPGRTLASLDDLHLSGLNPTHFLTALRHTVKSIRSFSKSMLNSMQSAGWDLAAAAVAVHPGVPLRRAGDTKFVFESYVAMKMFANFHRRDFNFSFLDEREFYDRRRFFEEFTELKAEPASAFLDVRNPRWGGFGKFLRAKYLSLVHARMETAFFGRLEQRGIVSAGPGFPESSWFAEFAEMARRVWLLHCLFFAFDGGAEEDGASIFQVRTGARFSEVYMESVSDGRADDAAVAADDRVVGFTVLPGFRVGRTLIQCRVYLSRPVRRP